DNA sequence from the Terriglobales bacterium genome:
TGCGGATCGATGCCTTTCTCCCGGCTTAGCGCGTCAATGGTGTTGTACAGCTCGCTTGCCATAATCCGTTCTCAGTTCTCAGTTGGTGGTTTCCGGTTTTTGGTTCCACAAAGCAGAAACCAAAACCAGAAGCTCACCGTCAAAACTCCGGCACCAGGTTGGCCCGGTCAATGTTTGCCAGCTCGATCTCGAGGCGGCGAGGGGGATGCTTCCTTCCGCCTCCGACTTCGAGCGCAATGCGTCCGTCGTGCAATCCTTCCAGCCGTCCCTCGAAGTGGCGGCTGCCCTCAACCGGCTCGCGCGTGGTTACGCGCACGCGGTTGCCGGCGAAGCGCTCATAATCGGCGGGCTTCACCAGCTTGCGATCCAGCCCCGGCGAGGAAACTTCCAGCACGTACGAGCCTCCGGGCACGGCGTCCTCGACATCGAGGATGGCGCCGACCTCGTTGCTGACCAGGGCGCAGTCGTCGTGAGTGATGCCGCCGGGCTTGTCAATGAACAGGCGCAGCATGCGCGACTTTGCCGCACCGCGAAACTCCACGTCCACCACTTCCATGCCGTGCGTGGCCGCGACCCGCTCGGCGATGCCGCGAATCTGGTCGAGATTGAGCGCCATGGCTGCGCCGCCGGCCGTTCGCCGCGGGTCGTTGGCCAAGTCGCGAGCGAAGTGCCGGCACCGCAACAATGCGGCGAAGGACCAACGACTGCGGACTGACGACCGCCCCCAAAAATAAAGTGGGCTCGCGCCCACTGGTACTGCTCGCCGAAGCTTGCCCGTTGGCGCCCTTCCCGAGACACCCGACATCCGGGTGCCGGGGCGACGAGCGGCGCACACGGTGACCCACCCCGGGGTCCCAAACTGCGCCTCTGCGCAGGCTGAGGGCAGAACGCTGTGCTACACAGCAGTTGCTCCCTAGTATTCTACGCTGGAATCAACTAAAAGACAAATAACGACGGTGCGCCAAATTACGGTCTTTGTATGAGATGCCCGAGGGCGCGGCGGCGATTCACGGGCAATGCGGCCTTTGTGCCTGGCGCAGGGGTTTGCTGCGGCGTTCCGGGGATCCTTCGGCACTGCGATCATTGTGGCATTTCTTCCAGGCTGCGAGTGGCCCTTCGCGGCAGCCAGTGCACTGTTCCACTGCGACTGCTCTCCGGCAGACCTCGCTTAGCCAAGCTGGCGCTCGGCCCGGCACAGAACACGCGGCCTGCGATTCAGGTGAGCGCAGCTCTTGTACGCCGCGACTGGCGGGTGCTACAGTGGCGCGCCCGCAATCCGGCCCCTTCCATAT
Encoded proteins:
- the rimP gene encoding ribosome maturation factor RimP, with protein sequence MALNLDQIRGIAERVAATHGMEVVDVEFRGAAKSRMLRLFIDKPGGITHDDCALVSNEVGAILDVEDAVPGGSYVLEVSSPGLDRKLVKPADYERFAGNRVRVTTREPVEGSRHFEGRLEGLHDGRIALEVGGGRKHPPRRLEIELANIDRANLVPEF